In the Candidatus Omnitrophota bacterium genome, one interval contains:
- a CDS encoding nickel-dependent hydrogenase large subunit: MKSKTIKVDYLARVEGEGAMHVKIRGNKVSDIKLKIFEPPRFFEAFLRGRHFEEVPDITARICGICPIAYELGAAYAMEDVCGVKVEGPLRALRRLIYDGEWIESHILHIAMLHAPDFLGYEDAIQMAKDHPEVVKNALRLKKIGNDIMVVLGGREIHPINLKVGGFYKVPKKRDLRLLLDDLKWGLEAAVGLAKLAATFPFPELEMDYEFVAMRHPEEYAIIEGRLVSNKGIDARICEYDRVLVEEHVEHSTSLQTFVKERENCLVGPLARYSLNFDKLPPVVTDLAKQVGVGPDCRNPFKSIVVRCLETVFAIDEAVRIIENYEEPDRPAMKVEPRAGTGYGCTEAPRGICYHRYTIDEQGIVRDAKIVSPTAVNQATIEKDLHRFVESHVQMPDEKLKWHCEQAIRNYDPCISCSCHFLNLTVDRDE; the protein is encoded by the coding sequence ATGAAAAGTAAGACCATCAAAGTGGACTATCTGGCCCGGGTCGAGGGCGAAGGCGCCATGCATGTCAAGATCCGCGGCAACAAGGTGTCCGACATCAAGTTGAAAATTTTTGAGCCGCCGCGGTTCTTTGAGGCGTTCCTGCGGGGGCGCCATTTCGAAGAGGTGCCGGACATTACGGCAAGGATCTGCGGGATTTGCCCGATCGCCTATGAACTGGGCGCGGCGTACGCGATGGAGGATGTCTGCGGGGTCAAGGTCGAAGGGCCGCTGCGGGCCCTGCGCCGGCTGATTTATGACGGGGAATGGATCGAAAGCCACATCCTGCATATTGCCATGCTGCACGCCCCGGATTTTCTGGGGTACGAGGACGCCATCCAGATGGCCAAAGACCACCCGGAGGTCGTGAAGAACGCTTTGCGATTGAAGAAAATCGGCAACGACATCATGGTCGTTCTCGGCGGCAGGGAGATCCATCCGATCAATCTCAAGGTCGGGGGATTTTATAAAGTCCCGAAGAAACGGGATCTGCGCCTTTTGTTGGATGACCTGAAATGGGGGCTGGAGGCGGCGGTCGGCCTTGCAAAACTTGCTGCCACGTTCCCTTTCCCGGAGCTCGAGATGGATTATGAATTTGTAGCCATGCGCCATCCGGAGGAGTACGCCATCATTGAAGGGCGCCTGGTTTCCAACAAGGGGATCGACGCGCGTATCTGCGAATATGACCGGGTGCTGGTTGAGGAGCATGTGGAACATTCGACGAGCCTGCAGACATTTGTCAAGGAGCGGGAGAACTGTCTGGTCGGCCCCCTGGCCCGGTATTCCCTGAATTTTGACAAATTGCCGCCGGTCGTAACGGATTTGGCCAAACAGGTCGGCGTGGGGCCCGATTGCCGCAATCCGTTTAAAAGTATTGTGGTCCGCTGCCTGGAAACCGTTTTTGCCATTGATGAGGCGGTCCGGATCATTGAGAATTACGAAGAGCCTGACCGGCCGGCGATGAAGGTGGAACCCCGGGCCGGAACGGGATACGGGTGCACAGAGGCCCCCCGGGGGATTTGTTATCATCGCTATACGATCGACGAGCAGGGGATCGTCCGCGATGCAAAGATCGTCTCTCCGACGGCCGTTAACCAGGCGACGATTGAGAAGGACCTGCACCGGTTTGTCGAGTCTCATGTCCAGATGCCTGACGAGAAGTTGAAATGGCATTGTGAACAGGCCATCCGTAACTATGACCCGTGCATCTCCTGCTCCTGCCATTTTCTAAACTTGACGGTTGACCGTGATGAATGA
- a CDS encoding oxidoreductase: MGKKHKPKLAVWKFASCDGCQLSLLDCEDELLTVAGAVEIANFPEASRAVAKGPYDVSLVEGSITTSHDAERIHKIRRMSRVLVTIGACATSGGIQALRNFKNVKEFISLVYARPQYISTLSKSTPIADHVYVDFELRGCPVNKYQLMEVLNSFLNGRKPNISKQSVCVECKRRGTVCVMVSRGTMCLGPVTQAGCGGLCPAFDRGCYGCFGPKETPNTTALSRWFHAHGAEHGTILRAFRSYNAYADAFRKESEAHEK, encoded by the coding sequence ATGGGGAAGAAACATAAACCCAAACTGGCCGTCTGGAAATTCGCCTCTTGCGACGGATGCCAGCTCAGCCTTTTGGACTGTGAAGATGAGCTTCTAACCGTGGCCGGGGCCGTTGAGATCGCCAATTTCCCGGAGGCCTCCCGCGCGGTTGCCAAAGGCCCTTATGACGTTTCTCTGGTGGAGGGCTCCATCACGACGTCGCACGATGCCGAGCGGATTCATAAAATCCGCCGGATGTCCAGGGTGCTCGTGACCATCGGCGCCTGCGCGACCTCGGGAGGCATTCAGGCCCTGAGGAATTTTAAGAATGTCAAAGAATTCATCTCGCTCGTTTATGCCAGGCCGCAGTACATTTCGACCTTGAGCAAATCGACCCCCATTGCCGACCATGTTTACGTCGATTTCGAGTTGAGGGGATGCCCGGTCAACAAATACCAGCTGATGGAAGTCTTAAACTCTTTTCTCAACGGCCGTAAGCCGAATATTTCCAAGCAGAGTGTCTGTGTCGAATGCAAGCGGCGGGGAACCGTCTGCGTTATGGTGTCCCGCGGCACGATGTGTCTGGGCCCGGTGACCCAGGCGGGGTGCGGCGGGTTGTGTCCCGCTTTTGATCGGGGTTGTTATGGATGTTTCGGGCCGAAGGAAACGCCAAACACGACCGCCCTGAGCCGCTGGTTTCATGCGCATGGGGCGGAGCATGGAACCATCCTCCGGGCTTTCCGCAGTTATAACGCTTATGCGGATGCCTTCCGGAAGGAGAGCGAGGCCCATGAAAAGTAA
- a CDS encoding ATP-binding protein, giving the protein MDIEQIKKLPNPYRITHKLVADDFIGRGKEIDLLRKLLEEHKVSGKLSNVIVSGAKSIGKSTMLYRYKQILGDYSFAAFEIELPKQAGAVNGFDFFYDLINYLFLNYSNPESALFNPQQQEIWFSLTRGRYEHASGYVERKISFATKYANYKKGAREDISYKDLEVDFKEIISELISSRLQLAGLAILIDEFQELSQNIPLLDILRQLSHNVPHLIVIGAGVPIFLENSSFEKMIRISAPVVLVDLKTQDVYDLALGPLQKNFGLNRYEAESLFDRKSLWELVKRTGGNPLHVQVLCGSMFKFFSENSECKVLKLNRPVMDEVMQYYSMVSDKSRKIQNSLNTCSRDKLEIFSRIYRYEGFTLRQVILCKLAFQPITSEAEESVRKLIFQDFKEIRDLELFEFKGDLLKFDEVESLAIDKLANVRYLFIGDKIDKLYAAYFYKTLTNGQDLNHDSEQGFEGCLAQKLSRTICCQTMESKVNKDVTEDEEFHAISSSAISSQLTHSDIKADFRNLAKSAMDKSEDSAKKVMEISKKYQLDYPSNLARALNYGGYYILFSAVKIRGKEQLIINYLPIKKDKIDELKGNFGELIDFAQEIKGPLSEYMVTIHWMYLCQVRFEPLLYIFSIDITAIRKQLFQKAKERNFEAAVKLAEQAHFLDVSVKKDYVEINVHATNNHAFCLMNLNEHKKAEEFLKKISDKYLLAKLNLAYIYFIRNGESAAESETILKQILRKKLGEDEELGLIHLMLDHPQLTEQEKIAEGITIAQTAAINLALIYAKKKEVDSNINSILKKVVFGQHVSCIKKRAESWIAYYKGDVVKAISIAKDGLANCDRENYLYPCLVKDIKIFESQGKMLPEKL; this is encoded by the coding sequence GTGGATATTGAGCAGATTAAAAAATTGCCTAACCCGTATCGCATTACGCATAAATTGGTCGCGGATGATTTTATCGGCCGGGGCAAAGAAATCGACCTTCTGAGAAAATTGCTGGAAGAACATAAGGTGTCGGGGAAATTGTCAAATGTAATTGTTAGTGGTGCCAAATCCATTGGAAAATCCACAATGCTTTATAGGTATAAGCAAATTTTGGGAGACTACAGTTTTGCGGCTTTTGAAATAGAGCTGCCAAAACAAGCCGGTGCTGTTAATGGATTTGATTTTTTTTATGATTTAATAAACTATTTATTTCTAAACTATAGTAACCCAGAAAGCGCATTATTTAATCCCCAGCAGCAAGAAATTTGGTTTAGCTTAACCCGTGGCAGATATGAACATGCAAGTGGTTATGTGGAGCGCAAGATCTCATTTGCAACAAAATATGCGAATTATAAAAAGGGGGCGAGGGAAGACATCTCATACAAAGATTTGGAAGTTGATTTTAAAGAGATCATCTCGGAATTGATATCAAGTCGGTTGCAGCTTGCGGGGCTCGCCATTTTAATTGATGAGTTCCAGGAGCTGTCTCAAAATATCCCCTTATTGGATATTTTAAGACAGCTGTCTCACAATGTCCCCCATTTAATTGTCATAGGAGCAGGCGTCCCAATCTTTTTAGAAAATTCAAGTTTTGAGAAAATGATCCGGATATCTGCCCCGGTGGTGTTGGTGGATTTAAAAACTCAGGATGTGTATGACTTAGCGTTAGGCCCATTGCAGAAGAATTTTGGTTTAAATAGGTATGAGGCGGAGAGCCTATTTGACAGGAAAAGTCTTTGGGAACTGGTCAAGCGGACTGGTGGTAATCCACTCCATGTGCAGGTCCTGTGTGGAAGCATGTTTAAGTTTTTCTCTGAAAATAGTGAGTGCAAGGTTTTAAAGTTGAATAGGCCTGTAATGGATGAAGTTATGCAATATTATTCAATGGTCTCGGATAAAAGTAGGAAAATTCAGAATTCTTTAAACACGTGCTCTAGGGATAAATTGGAGATTTTTAGTCGCATTTATCGCTATGAAGGATTTACTTTGCGACAAGTGATTTTATGCAAACTCGCGTTCCAACCAATTACTTCAGAAGCGGAGGAATCTGTTAGGAAGTTGATTTTTCAGGATTTTAAAGAAATTAGAGACCTGGAGTTATTTGAATTCAAAGGGGACTTGCTGAAATTCGATGAGGTTGAGTCTTTGGCCATTGATAAACTTGCAAACGTTCGTTATTTATTCATAGGTGACAAAATTGATAAGCTATACGCCGCATATTTCTATAAAACATTAACAAATGGCCAGGATTTGAACCACGATTCTGAGCAGGGCTTTGAAGGGTGTTTGGCCCAAAAGTTGTCCCGGACCATATGTTGCCAGACCATGGAATCCAAAGTCAACAAGGATGTTACAGAAGACGAGGAATTCCACGCGATCTCGTCAAGCGCAATAAGTAGCCAACTTACGCATTCTGACATCAAAGCTGATTTTAGGAACTTGGCAAAAAGCGCCATGGATAAGAGTGAAGATTCAGCCAAAAAAGTTATGGAGATATCTAAGAAGTACCAGCTCGATTACCCTTCCAATTTGGCCAGAGCCTTAAATTACGGCGGGTATTATATTTTATTTTCGGCTGTCAAGATTAGAGGCAAAGAGCAATTGATAATAAATTATCTGCCGATTAAAAAAGATAAAATTGATGAATTGAAAGGAAATTTTGGTGAGCTGATTGATTTCGCGCAAGAGATTAAAGGCCCCTTGAGTGAATATATGGTCACGATTCACTGGATGTATTTGTGTCAGGTGCGTTTTGAGCCATTGCTATACATATTTAGTATTGATATCACTGCAATACGAAAACAATTATTTCAGAAAGCTAAGGAGAGGAATTTTGAGGCCGCGGTGAAACTTGCAGAGCAGGCGCATTTTCTCGATGTTAGTGTTAAGAAAGACTATGTTGAAATAAATGTCCACGCGACCAACAATCATGCATTTTGTCTAATGAATTTGAATGAACATAAGAAGGCGGAGGAATTCCTTAAAAAGATTTCTGACAAGTATTTGCTCGCGAAATTAAACTTGGCATATATCTACTTCATCAGGAACGGTGAGAGCGCAGCTGAGTCAGAGACAATTTTGAAACAAATTTTGCGAAAAAAGTTAGGGGAAGATGAAGAGTTGGGTTTGATTCATTTGATGCTCGACCACCCACAGTTAACAGAGCAGGAGAAGATTGCCGAAGGTATAACAATAGCTCAGACGGCCGCAATTAATTTGGCCTTAATTTATGCTAAGAAGAAAGAGGTGGATTCAAATATTAATTCTATCTTAAAAAAGGTTGTTTTTGGCCAGCATGTCAGTTGTATCAAAAAAAGGGCTGAAAGTTGGATTGCTTATTATAAGGGTGATGTCGTTAAAGCAATAAGTATTGCAAAAGACGGCCTGGCGAACTGTGACCGGGAAAACTATTTGTATCCATGTCTTGTAAAAGATATTAAAATTTTTGAATCACAGGGGAAGATGTTGCCGGAAAAGTTATGA
- a CDS encoding ORF6N domain-containing protein, which translates to MSASISPQAIEQRIFVIRGHKVMLDKDLASLYGVTTKNLNKAVSRNLDRFPTDFMFRLTEKECENLRFQFGTSSWGGRRYLPYSFTEQGVAMLSSVLKSKRAVRVNIEIMRAFVRLSRFLASNEDLARKLVQLEKKYDAQFKVVFDAIRQLMAPPPGPPKRRIGFKD; encoded by the coding sequence ATGTCTGCGTCGATTTCACCGCAGGCCATTGAACAAAGAATTTTTGTCATCCGGGGGCACAAAGTGATGTTGGATAAAGACCTGGCTTCTCTTTATGGCGTGACAACGAAAAATTTGAACAAAGCGGTTTCTCGAAATTTGGATCGTTTCCCAACGGATTTCATGTTTCGATTGACAGAGAAGGAATGCGAAAACTTGAGGTTCCAATTTGGAACCTCAAGTTGGGGAGGAAGAAGATATCTGCCCTATTCCTTTACCGAGCAGGGAGTCGCCATGCTCTCCAGCGTTCTCAAGAGCAAGCGTGCGGTGAGGGTTAACATCGAGATCATGCGCGCTTTTGTGCGTCTGAGCCGATTCCTTGCTTCCAATGAAGATTTGGCCCGCAAGCTTGTGCAGTTGGAAAAGAAATACGACGCCCAGTTTAAGGTTGTTTTCGACGCCATCCGCCAACTCATGGCCCCGCCTCCCGGGCCCCCAAAGCGGAGGATTGGCTTTAAGGATTAG
- a CDS encoding nucleotidyltransferase domain-containing protein produces MISLRSKITREVLQYLLLHESESFYVNELARKLSLDSGNLTRKLLELEAEGLLKSQWQGNQRYFALNTSFPLFKEYKKIIEQSIGLQSTLKKALQDVKGIEKAFVFGSYAAGRMDRFSDIDLVVVGQQDTIAIQKKVAAIQRQAGREINVISLSPREFAEKSQKDVFLKAVLRKKKIDIL; encoded by the coding sequence ATGATCAGCCTGCGTTCGAAAATCACCCGTGAGGTTCTGCAGTATCTCTTGCTGCATGAAAGCGAATCGTTTTACGTCAATGAGCTGGCGAGAAAGCTTTCCCTGGACAGCGGGAACCTGACGCGCAAACTCCTTGAGCTTGAGGCGGAAGGCCTGCTGAAAAGCCAATGGCAGGGAAACCAGCGGTATTTTGCGTTGAATACATCTTTCCCGCTGTTCAAGGAATACAAGAAAATCATTGAGCAGTCCATCGGCCTTCAATCGACGCTTAAGAAGGCTCTGCAGGACGTGAAGGGCATTGAGAAGGCCTTTGTGTTCGGCTCTTACGCCGCCGGCAGGATGGACCGCTTCAGCGATATTGACCTTGTGGTGGTGGGGCAACAGGATACCATCGCAATTCAGAAAAAGGTGGCCGCGATCCAGCGGCAAGCCGGGCGTGAAATCAATGTGATCAGTTTGTCCCCTCGCGAGTTTGCGGAAAAATCGCAAAAAGACGTCTTTTTGAAGGCGGTCCTCAGGAAGAAGAAGATTGATATTTTATGA
- a CDS encoding hydrogenase maturation nickel metallochaperone HypA, producing the protein MTHEMSLINNLVRKIEHIAAEQNALKVTAVTVQLGALSHISPGHFRGHFVEGVVGTVAEGARLDIEVGQDTDDPHAQEIMLMSVNVDLA; encoded by the coding sequence ATGACGCATGAGATGTCTCTGATCAATAATCTGGTCCGCAAGATTGAGCATATTGCCGCAGAGCAGAATGCGCTTAAAGTGACAGCCGTCACGGTGCAACTGGGCGCCTTGAGCCACATCTCGCCCGGCCATTTCCGCGGGCATTTTGTGGAGGGGGTCGTGGGGACAGTCGCGGAAGGGGCACGGTTGGATATTGAGGTGGGCCAGGATACCGACGATCCTCATGCCCAGGAAATCATGCTGATGAGCGTCAACGTCGATCTTGCTTGA
- a CDS encoding FAD/NAD(P)-binding protein encodes MTELALSDPMAPAIFQVDEIHPENNDTFTIELRSREDGNRPFPFMPGQFNMIYIYGVGEVPISISGDPINNQTLKHTTRVVGTVTKAIGSLQKGDTIGIRGPYGTWWPMDAARGKDVVLVVGGIGLAPIRPAVYYLLKNREAFRQIVLLYGTRDPSDILFKNELKEWGRQGLQVFITVDRANKDWRGNVGVVTTLIPRAPFDPLGAVAFVCGPEVMMYFSINSLQQRGMRDEDIFLSMERNMKCGVGLCGHCQFGPHFLCKDGPVFNFTDVVPFFRKAEV; translated from the coding sequence ATGACGGAACTTGCGCTGTCAGATCCCATGGCCCCTGCGATATTTCAGGTCGACGAGATCCACCCGGAAAACAATGATACGTTTACCATCGAGCTGAGGTCGCGCGAAGACGGAAACAGGCCGTTTCCCTTTATGCCCGGGCAATTCAACATGATCTATATCTATGGCGTGGGGGAAGTGCCGATATCCATCAGCGGGGACCCGATTAACAACCAGACGCTCAAGCACACGACGCGCGTTGTCGGGACGGTGACCAAGGCGATCGGAAGCCTTCAAAAGGGCGACACGATCGGCATCCGCGGCCCTTATGGGACATGGTGGCCGATGGACGCGGCCCGCGGCAAAGACGTGGTCCTGGTCGTCGGCGGGATCGGTTTGGCGCCGATACGCCCGGCCGTCTATTATCTTTTAAAGAATCGGGAGGCGTTTCGTCAGATCGTTTTACTCTACGGCACCCGCGACCCCAGCGACATCTTGTTTAAAAATGAATTGAAGGAATGGGGCCGGCAGGGGCTCCAGGTCTTCATCACGGTTGACCGCGCCAACAAGGATTGGAGAGGCAACGTGGGGGTTGTGACGACCTTGATTCCCCGGGCCCCTTTTGATCCGCTGGGTGCGGTCGCCTTTGTGTGCGGGCCGGAAGTGATGATGTATTTTTCGATCAATTCTCTTCAGCAGAGAGGGATGAGGGACGAGGACATCTTCCTTTCAATGGAGCGGAATATGAAATGCGGAGTGGGGTTATGCGGGCATTGCCAGTTCGGCCCACATTTTTTGTGTAAAGACGGACCGGTGTTCAATTTTACGGATGTCGTGCCGTTTTTCAGGAAGGCGGAAGTGTGA
- a CDS encoding hydrogenase maturation protease, which yields MNEAVVIGVGNDFRRDDGVGPYTIGLLKETLEAGGVMLSAAGGAGLSLMELWKGLPLAIVVDAVRAHDRPGAIYRFHPLREGIPRELCPFSTHSLNIAQMIELSRVLGAVPEQLIVYGVVGEDFGEGKGLSASVRRSAEEVAQRITKDIKTFLSNGRGCLSHDA from the coding sequence ATGAATGAGGCCGTTGTCATCGGCGTGGGCAACGACTTCCGTCGTGACGATGGGGTGGGCCCTTATACGATCGGCCTGTTAAAAGAAACCCTGGAGGCCGGCGGCGTTATGTTGTCGGCAGCAGGGGGCGCGGGTCTGTCCTTGATGGAATTATGGAAGGGTTTGCCCCTGGCGATTGTGGTTGACGCCGTACGCGCTCACGATCGTCCCGGCGCAATCTATCGTTTCCATCCTCTTCGGGAAGGGATCCCCCGGGAGCTCTGCCCGTTCTCAACCCATTCCTTGAATATTGCGCAGATGATTGAATTGTCCCGGGTGCTGGGGGCGGTGCCGGAGCAGTTGATCGTCTATGGCGTCGTCGGCGAAGATTTCGGGGAGGGGAAGGGCTTGTCGGCTTCCGTCCGCCGGTCAGCCGAGGAGGTGGCTCAACGCATCACAAAAGACATTAAAACGTTTCTGTCGAACGGGAGAGGATGCCTTTCGCATGACGCATGA
- a CDS encoding cyclic nucleotide-binding domain-containing protein yields MARSFLENNPFFTGLKPEYLELISQYAHTDTFKPGECIVEEGGAADKFYVISSGKVNLEIQMPGSHPFAIQALERGDIIGWSWLIAPHQWRFTVRAVEKTELVVINGQVIQKACEDNHDLGYELFRQMTGILVKRLDAIRYQLLQMYNQGIST; encoded by the coding sequence ATGGCCAGGTCGTTTTTAGAAAATAACCCATTTTTTACCGGACTCAAACCGGAATATCTTGAACTGATTTCCCAATATGCTCATACCGATACGTTCAAGCCCGGAGAATGCATTGTCGAGGAGGGCGGGGCAGCCGACAAATTTTATGTCATCTCCAGCGGCAAGGTCAACCTCGAAATCCAAATGCCGGGGAGCCATCCTTTCGCCATTCAGGCCTTGGAGAGAGGCGACATCATCGGTTGGTCTTGGTTGATTGCCCCTCATCAGTGGCGCTTTACCGTCCGCGCTGTTGAAAAAACGGAATTGGTCGTCATTAACGGCCAAGTCATTCAGAAAGCCTGCGAAGACAATCACGACCTCGGTTATGAGCTGTTCAGGCAAATGACCGGCATTTTGGTCAAACGGCTCGACGCCATTCGATACCAGCTCCTTCAAATGTATAATCAGGGGATCAGCACGTAA
- a CDS encoding 4Fe-4S dicluster domain-containing protein gives MEAADGKHFVIERKDFHRLFEVLRQRGYQIIGPTLQDGAIVYAEIQGETDLPIGVTDEQDGGTYRVKPRNDQALFGYAVGPVSLKKFLSPPSVKILGARRQSNTFEIQPSCPETRRYAFLGVRSCDLQAIRIQDKIFLQGRHVDPVYKAGREQALLIAVNCGQAASTCFCTSMNSGPRAVEGFDLALTEVVQQERHFFIGQTGTSLGEEICGELVCRPAQPQDLSAGEQVLRQTASQIKRTLNTQGIKELLYRNYDHPYWEEAGERCLSCANCTMVCPTCFCSTVEDVTDITGEHAERWRLWDSCFSLDHSYIHGGHVRFSAKARYRQWMTHKLASWQDQFGTTGCVGCGRCIAWCPVGIDITQVARLIRENQVAEKKAP, from the coding sequence ATGGAAGCCGCTGACGGAAAACATTTTGTCATCGAGAGAAAAGATTTCCACAGGTTATTTGAGGTCCTGCGGCAGCGGGGATATCAGATCATCGGGCCGACCCTGCAGGATGGGGCCATCGTCTACGCGGAAATCCAGGGCGAGACGGATCTGCCCATCGGGGTAACAGACGAACAAGACGGCGGGACCTACCGGGTTAAACCGCGCAACGATCAGGCCTTGTTTGGCTATGCCGTAGGCCCGGTTTCGTTGAAAAAGTTTTTGTCCCCCCCCAGCGTTAAGATTTTGGGTGCCCGGCGGCAATCGAACACCTTTGAAATCCAGCCATCCTGCCCGGAGACACGCCGGTACGCCTTCCTCGGCGTCCGTTCCTGCGATCTTCAGGCCATCCGTATTCAAGACAAGATTTTTCTGCAGGGCCGCCATGTCGACCCGGTCTACAAGGCGGGGAGGGAGCAGGCCTTGCTTATTGCGGTGAATTGCGGACAGGCCGCCAGCACCTGTTTTTGCACTTCGATGAATTCGGGGCCCAGGGCCGTAGAGGGTTTTGATCTGGCTTTGACGGAAGTCGTCCAACAGGAACGCCATTTTTTCATCGGGCAGACCGGGACTTCCCTGGGAGAGGAAATTTGCGGCGAGCTCGTTTGCCGTCCCGCTCAGCCGCAGGACCTTTCCGCCGGCGAACAGGTCCTGAGGCAGACGGCCTCCCAGATCAAAAGGACCTTGAACACCCAGGGAATCAAGGAACTCCTTTACCGGAATTATGACCACCCTTATTGGGAAGAAGCCGGCGAGCGCTGCCTTTCCTGCGCCAATTGCACGATGGTTTGCCCGACCTGTTTTTGTTCGACCGTTGAAGACGTGACGGATATCACAGGCGAACATGCCGAGCGCTGGCGTTTGTGGGATTCCTGTTTTTCCCTGGATCATTCATACATTCATGGGGGGCATGTCCGATTTTCGGCGAAGGCGCGCTACCGTCAATGGATGACGCATAAGCTGGCCAGCTGGCAGGACCAATTCGGCACGACGGGCTGTGTGGGCTGCGGCCGGTGCATTGCGTGGTGCCCCGTGGGGATTGATATCACGCAGGTGGCCCGGCTGATACGGGAGAATCAAGTGGCCGAGAAAAAGGCGCCCTGA
- a CDS encoding DUF3617 family protein produces MKKLILAMAVVAVGSLVFAAGLRAEGVREGKWSMTMVTTMGGMNQEATEAMESMENMSPDEKAMMEKMMGGMKLQAAGSAVGMTTTTTQCITNDNPVPDADATEDCQTTHTMDGNTVKFESVCKDSTSTGEITYQEDSMNGWIKSHQTVDGNETDVTIEISGQYVGPCGG; encoded by the coding sequence ATGAAAAAGTTAATTTTGGCAATGGCTGTTGTGGCTGTGGGGTCTTTGGTTTTTGCCGCCGGTTTAAGAGCGGAAGGCGTTCGGGAGGGCAAGTGGTCCATGACCATGGTCACGACAATGGGAGGGATGAACCAGGAAGCCACTGAAGCGATGGAATCTATGGAAAATATGTCGCCCGACGAGAAGGCGATGATGGAAAAGATGATGGGCGGGATGAAGTTGCAGGCGGCGGGCAGCGCTGTTGGGATGACAACAACGACCACACAATGCATCACGAACGACAACCCGGTCCCTGACGCGGATGCGACTGAGGACTGCCAGACGACGCATACCATGGATGGCAATACCGTCAAATTCGAGTCGGTTTGCAAAGACAGCACCTCCACCGGCGAGATCACTTATCAGGAAGATTCAATGAACGGCTGGATCAAGTCGCATCAAACGGTCGATGGGAATGAGACGGATGTGACGATCGAGATCAGCGGCCAATATGTGGGGCCGTGCGGGGGTTAA
- a CDS encoding cyclic nucleotide-binding domain-containing protein, with product MENIRDLLTQHHFLKGLSDRHCDTLAGCAANMHFNRGAYLLKEGQSARYFFLLRTGKVSLELEAAQRGVIMIQTLDPGDVLGWSWLIPPHKWTFSAKAMEETSALALDGGCLRKKCETDHELGYELIKRFSIVLASRLEWTRIQLLDLYNR from the coding sequence ATGGAAAATATCCGAGACTTGTTAACCCAACATCATTTTTTAAAAGGTCTTTCGGACCGGCATTGCGACACGTTGGCCGGTTGCGCTGCGAATATGCACTTTAATAGAGGGGCTTACCTTCTCAAAGAAGGGCAGTCTGCCCGCTATTTCTTCCTTTTGCGGACAGGGAAAGTCTCTCTCGAGCTGGAAGCCGCCCAGCGGGGGGTCATCATGATCCAAACTTTGGATCCGGGGGACGTGTTGGGATGGTCATGGCTGATTCCGCCGCACAAATGGACTTTCTCGGCGAAAGCGATGGAGGAAACGAGCGCGCTGGCTCTTGATGGAGGGTGCTTGCGGAAAAAGTGCGAAACGGATCACGAATTGGGTTATGAACTGATCAAACGTTTTTCCATCGTGCTGGCCAGCCGCCTGGAGTGGACACGGATCCAGCTGTTGGACTTGTATAACCGTTAG
- a CDS encoding transposase — protein sequence MPRMARVVLPGYFYHITQRGNNRQYVLKDAEDKRRYLYWMEEYRRKYAVEVFAYCLMDNHVHFIARPSTEDAFGRLYNTAHMRYAQYYNRRHKGSGHVWQGRFFSCLLWDQHLAAAVRYVERNPVRAGLVPKAWMWPWSSAGEHLGRGKGIIRLSDIRKYIGVENWGSYLDEGEGELNDIRAATRAGRVWGPVNYVERIERRFGVDLQKPRMGRPRKAARKK from the coding sequence ATGCCTAGAATGGCCCGGGTTGTGCTGCCTGGTTATTTCTACCATATCACCCAGCGGGGGAATAACCGGCAATATGTGCTGAAGGATGCGGAAGATAAGAGGCGGTATCTCTATTGGATGGAGGAGTACCGGAGGAAATATGCGGTGGAGGTGTTCGCTTACTGTTTGATGGATAACCACGTGCATTTTATCGCCCGCCCTTCAACGGAAGACGCGTTCGGGAGATTGTATAACACCGCGCACATGCGCTATGCGCAGTATTATAACCGGCGTCATAAAGGAAGCGGGCATGTCTGGCAGGGGCGGTTTTTTTCATGCTTGTTGTGGGATCAACACTTGGCGGCAGCGGTGAGGTATGTTGAACGTAATCCTGTCAGGGCGGGATTGGTCCCAAAGGCATGGATGTGGCCCTGGTCAAGCGCCGGAGAACACCTGGGCCGCGGCAAGGGGATCATCCGATTGAGTGATATTCGGAAATATATCGGTGTTGAAAATTGGGGGAGTTACCTTGATGAAGGTGAGGGGGAATTGAACGATATCCGTGCAGCGACCAGGGCGGGACGGGTCTGGGGCCCCGTCAACTATGTGGAACGGATAGAGAGGAGATTCGGCGTCGATTTGCAAAAGCCCAGGATGGGAAGGCCGCGCAAGGCTGCGCGTAAAAAGTAG